Genomic window (Candidatus Melainabacteria bacterium RIFOXYA2_FULL_32_9):
AAAATTTCCATAGAAAGCTTTTACCTTGCCTATTGTGTTTTCAAGATTATAATTCAGATGATATTTTTGTCCATCAAATCCAACAATAGGTATAGGAAGGTAGCTGGCTAACTTATCAACTACACCCACAGGGCCTGAACCCGGGCCGCCGCCACCGTGAGGAGTTGAGAATGTTTTATGTAAGTTAATATGTACAATGTCAAATCCCATTAAAGCAGGATTTGTGATTCCCATAATGGCGTTTAAATTAGCTCCATCATAGTAAAGAAGAGCTCCAGCTTCATGAACTGCTTGAGATATTTCAAGGATGTTTTCCTCAAAAAGGCCTAAAGTATTAGGATTTGTCATCATAAGAGCTGCAACATCGTTATTTAAAGCTTTTTTAAGCTCTTCAATATCAACCATGCCTTTTGAATTGGATTTAATTTCAATTACATCAAAACCGCACATTTTAGCAGTTGCAGGGTTAGTACCGTGAGCAGAATCAGGAATTATAACCTTGGTTCTTTTTTCACCCAGTTTTTCAAAATAAGCTTTTACAATGAGCATGCCGACAAATTCACCATGAGCTCCAGCAGCCGGTTGCAATGTAACTGAATTCATACCCGTTATTTCTTTCAGGTATTCTTGCAGCTCATACATAAGCTGTAAAGCACCCTGCACTTTATCTTCACTTTGCTCAGGATGTATATTTACTAATCCGTCAAGATTTGCGGTAAATTCATTGATTTTAGGATTGTACTTCATAGTGCAGGAGCCAAGAGGATAAAAAACGGTATCAACAGAAAAGTTCTTCTGAGAAAGGTTTATAAAATGTCTCATAACATCTAATTCAGTTAATTCAGGTAGATTTACCTTATTTTCTCTAAGAATATCTTTAGGAAGATAGTTATCAAGATTTTTGCTTTCGATTCCAATTTCAGGAAACTTTACGCCTCTTCTTCCTTCTATACTTTTCTCAAAACTTATTTCTGTCATTGGTTTTTATCCTTTATTAATTAGCTTTTAAGATTATATTTTGCAGAAATTTCTTTCAAGCTATCTATGAAAGTGTTTATATCTTTAACATCATTCATTTCTGTTGTGCATATTAAAATGCAGTCTTTTAGTTCTTCAAATTTATTATCAAGCTTGATTCCCGCTAAGATGTTCTGATTTTCCATTTTTTCAATTAATTTGTCTGAAGATAAACCTTCTATTTGTACGACAAATTCATATAAAAAGTCAGAAAATAGAACTTTAAAGCCGGAAATTTCATTTATTTTTTCTGCTAAATAATGAGCACGCTGAGTAGAAATATTTGCAACTTCCTTTAATCCTTCAGGACCTACTACAGAAAGATAAGTAGTTGCAGCAAGAGCCATAAGGGCCTGATTTGAACAAATATTACTTGTTGCTTTAGCTCTTCTGATATGTTGCTCTCTAGCTTGAAGAGTTAAAGTAAATGCTCTTTCTCCATCTCTATCTTTTGTCATTCCTGCAATTCTTCCTGGAATTTGTCTTAAATATTCAGTTTTACAGGCTATAAATCCTCCGTGAGGGCCACCAAATGACATTCCTATTCCAAGAGGCTGAATATCGCCAACTACAATGTCAGCACCATATTCTGCAGGACTTTTTAATAAAGCTAAAGACACGGGATCTACCGCTACTATGAATTTAGATTTTATTCTTTTACTAACTTCAGAAATAGCAAAAACATCCTCAACACATCCAAGATAATTTGGATTTTGAATAAGAATGCAAGCATAAGTGTCTGCTTCTTTATTGTTTAATCCTTCTAAATCTACTTTACCATTTTTAATTGGTAAATATTCAACCTGAATACTTTCTCCAGCGCAATATGTGTTAATAACGGCTTTATATTGCGGGTTAAGGGTAGAAGATATTAAAGCTTTTGTTTTTTTAGTTAGTCTGGAAGCCATTAATATTGCTTCAGCTGAAGCTGTTGCTCCATCATATACAGATGCATTTGCAACGTCCATTCCAGTCAAATTACAAATCATTGACTGATATTCATACATTACCTGTAAAGTTCCCTGGCTGACTTCAGGTTGATAAGGAGTATAAGCTGTAATAAATTCAGATCTTTCTATTACAGTGTTTATACAAGCTGGGATATACCTGTTATAACTTCCACCACCAAGAAAAGAAATACAATTGGAAGTGCTAGTGTTTTTTTGAGCTAAATCCAGTAGCTTCCTTTGAGCTTGAAGCTCGCTTACGCCTTCTGGAATATTAAGTTCACTATTTATTCTTACTTTTGGATTTATATTTTGAAATAATTCCTCTATAGAGCTTAAACCTATTTTTTTAAGCATATCCTGACGAATTTCGTCAGTATGAGACAGGAAATTATACAATTTATTCTTCCTCTTCTTCCTCTTCTAAAAATTCTTTATATTCGTCATAAGTCATAGCGTTACTTAGATTTTCAGAATTATAATCAGTTATTTTAATCAACCAGCCTGCTCCAAAAGGATCATCGTTGATTAATTCAGGTTCAGCTGCAAGCTTCTCATTTATTTCTATAACTTTGCCATCTATTGGCATATATAATTCAGAAGCTGCTTTAACAGACTCGATTGTTCCAAAAACTTCTCCTTTTGAGAAACTTGTATTCTCTTCAGGCAATTCTACGAAAACAATGTCTCCCAATTGTTCAACAGCATAATCTGTGATTCCGATTTTTGCAGTATTACCTTCCGGTAGTATATATTCATGAGTCTTTGTACATAAAACTTTGTCTGGAACATTATTCATTAACTATACCCTCCTACTCCTAGTATAAAAAGGCCTTTTAACCATCTCAGCCGGATGAAGCTTCCCTCTTATATTTATATCTATTTTTGTACCTATTGAAGTTGGAATTTTTGTACTAACGTATCCAAGTCCTATATTAGCACCAACAAAAGGTGCAATACCACCACTGGTTACATAACCAACTTTTTCATCATCTTTAAAAATTTCATAATCATGTCTTGGTATGGATTTGTCCAGCATTCTAAATCCTACAAGAATTTTATCTAAATTTTCATTAGAAAGCTGGGATAAAATAATATTTTTTCCGTAGTAGTCTTCTTCTTTATCAATAGGGATAGACCAACCAAGAGATGCTTCAACAGGGGTTGTTTTTTCGTTCATATCCTGACCGTATAAAAGCATTGCTGCTTCTAGTCTCAAAGTATCTCTAGCTCCTAATCCTATTGGTTTTAAGCCGTATTTCTCACCTTTTGATAAGAGTTCTTGCCATAATGAAGGAGCTTCTTTATTGTTTATAATGATCTCAAAACCATCTTCACCAGTATAACCTGTACGGGATATAAATACTTTAAACGAGTCTAGATTTGTTTCTTTAATTGAAAATCTTGAAGGTTGATCTTCTTTTGATAAACCAAATTCTTCAATAATCTCTGTTGCTAATGGTCCTTGAATAGCTATCATTGCTAATTCAGCAGATTTATTCTCAATTTCAACATCAAATTGATCGTTTTTCTTGTTAAATTCTACCCAGTGTAAGTCATCATCAATTCTTGAAGCATTAACTATCAAAAGAAAGCTAGGATTATACTCTTTATCTTCAAGTCTATAAATAATAAGATCATCAATTATTCCAGCATTTGGATTAATAAGCTGAGAATAAACAGCTTTTCCAGTAGTTAATTTTGAGATGTTCTGAGGTACGAGCTTTTGTAAAAAATTAATTGATTCTGGTCCATAAATAAAAAATTCTCCCATATGGGATACATCGAATAAACCAGCATAATTTCTTACTGTTAAATGTTCATCTATTATACTGCCATATTGAAGAGGCATTTCCCAGCCTCCAAAAGGCACCATTTTAGCACCGAGTTTTACGTGCTCTTTACATAGTGGGGTTTTTTTTATTTTTTCCATAATTACTTTCATAATTCTAATAAAAAATTTTGTACCATATTCAGATTTTTAACCATCAAGAAATTTTGTCAAGTTATATTAGTACTTTGATCGAATAATTTTGAAGGGAGGTATGTTTTCGGAGGAGCCTTGCCTGTGCGAAGCTAACAGGCATAGTGACGGAGAAAATTTACCTCCCTGAAATATCTTCATAATTTTTCGGCCACTCCATTAGGTTAATAAAAGCTGTTTTATTAGACAACCTCTACTTATTAAAGATATTATCCGTTAAATCCTCCTTAATTATTTGATTTTTTAAGGTAGCTTGACGACCGATTAAGTAACCGGATATAGCAGCTGTTATTGGAACGCAAAGAACAATTCCAATACTGCCGGCTATTGCGGCTGCTATTTCACTTGCAATTGAATTTAAATTAATAAACTTAATAAAAGGGACATTTGCGGCAAGTAATATTAGAGGAAAAGCTCCTCCAATATAAGCAAGAATTAATGTATTACTCATTGCTCCTATTATATCTGTACCAACGTTTAAGCCTGATTTAATAAGCTGGGTAGGAGATAATAATGGATTTGTCTCTTTTACTTCCGTAATACTGCTTGCAATTGATATTCCTACATCCATTATTGCTCCCAGGGATCCTATGATCATTGCAGCGGTTAAGATTCCTGTAAAATCTAAATCAGGCCTTGAAGTCCATAAAATTACGGATTCCTGATCAGTTAGACCTGTTAAAGGAGCTATTTTAATTATCAGCATTGAAAGTAATCCGGCAACAGATAAGCCTCCTACAGTTCCTAGAGTTGCTGAAAGGCTTTTTATATTAATTCCTCCAATAACAAACATTGTAACTAGAGTCGAAATAAGAGCAATGGCTATGGTTGTTGGTATGATAGGATAATTACTTAAAATAGCAGGGATTAAAACAAAAAAGACCAAGAATGCTGTTATTCCTAACGAAAACAACGTTCTTAGTCCTTTTATGCCACTTACTGTGAGTATTAAAGTGAGAAATAAACCTAATATAATCATTAAAGCTGGTGCACGTTCAAGATCAGATATATAAAAATCAGACTTATCCCCTTTTTCTTCTATTTCTAGTATTACCCTCGATCCGGGTTTAATTTTAATGTCATACGCAGGATTTGAGGTTAGTTGATTCTGAGTTTCTACGGTTTCTCCTTTATGTTTTCCGCTGATTATTTTAACTTTTACTGTCTGGGTAGTTTGAATGCCACCCAGAGTTTCATGTAAAAGTTTATTTTCTTTCTCCGAGGATATTTCCTGAATTTTACCAACAGCGTACTCAAGTTTTAGAGGCATAGATTCTTTACCAGTATTCTGTCCGTACGAAGGAAGAATAATCATCAAAAATGAGATTATAAGGAATGATAAAAATAGCTTAAACTTGTTCATACATAAATTCTCTAAAAACTAGAACAAACTCTGCTGTGAATTGGGAACTTTATAGCCTAAATGCTTGTATCCTGCAGGAGAAACCTTTCTTCCCCTTGGGGTTCTTAAAATAAAACCTGATTGTAATAAAAATGGTTCATAAACATCTTCGATGGTTCTAATATCTTCACCAAGAGCAGCAGCAAGGGTTTCAATGCCTACAGGTCCACCATCATATTTTTCGATAATTAGTTTTAAAAGATCTCTATCTGTTGTATCGAGTCCATATAGGTCTATTTTTAGCATATCAAGAGCATCATTTGCAACTTCTTTAGTGATGATTCCATCGGCTTTAACCATTGCATAATCTCTTACACGCTTAAGTAACCTATTAGCAATTCTTGGTGTTCCTCTTGATCTTGAAGCTATTGTATTTGCTCCATCTTCAGTTATTTCTGCATTAACAATTGAGGCAGTTCTTTTAACAATCAACGATAATTCTTCATTATTATAAAACTCTAATCTATATATAATACCAAATCTATCTCTTAAAGGGCTCGATAAAGCACCCGCCTTTGTTGTTGCCCCAATAAGAGTAAATCTAGGAATTGGAACTCTGAGTGTTTTTGCACTTTGGCCCTTCCCGGTTGTTCTATCTATTGAAAAATCTTCCATTGCAGGATATAAGATTTCTTCTGCAACCTTATTTAATCTGTGAATTTCATCGATAAAAAGAATTTCACCATTTCTTAGTGTCATTAAAATGCCAATTAAATCTCTCGGCCGTTCAAGTGCTGGAGCAGAGGTGATCTTGAAACTTACATCCATTTCATTTGCAATAACACCAGCTAAAGTTGTTTTTCCTAAACCTGGAGGTCCATATAACAACAGATGATCTAAAGGTTCATTCCTTTGTTTGGTTGCATCAAGACTAATCTTGAGTGTTTCTTTTAACTGTGATTGTCCAATATAATCCTGAAAAGTTTTAGGTCTCAAGTTATTTTCAAAGCATTTATCGTACTCTGTTTCTTTAGCAGAAATATTTTCTCTTAAAAATTCTTTTGGTTTCTTTTCATTTGATGAAATTATGGCCAATTTGTACCCCTTATCCTCAGTTTGATATTGTAAAAAAAGAATTTAAAATTAAAACAAGCTTGAATGGGTTCAATTTTCGGGAAGAGCGGGCTTTGTCCAGTTGTATTGAAAACTTTATACCTGCTTCAGAGCTAATTTCTTTATATACCATATAATGATATTATACCTGAAAAATTAATAAAAAGGCATTATTTAGCTAACTTATAAGTTAGCTAAATATAAAAAAAGAGAGCCAAAACTCTCTTTTTTTATTCAAAAATTTTTCTGTTTAAACTTAATTTTTACTAGATTTTTCCGATAACTTCGATTTTAACTCTAGAAACACCAGACTGTATAATCCCTGTTTCTTTAGCCGCAGCTCTTGAAAGATCTATAATTCTACCTTGGACAAAAGGTCCCCTATCGGTAATTTTTACTATACAAGATTTATTGTTATTTAAATTTGTTACTTTAACCAGAGTTCCAAAAGGTAATGTTTTGTGTGCTGCTGTAAATTCATGTTTATTATAAACACTACCGTTAGCAGCTTTCTTTCCATGGAATACTCCACCATACCAGGAAGCAACACCAACTTCTTCTTTTCCAAGATATTTTCTTGCAAATGTAGCGGATATATTACCCCTGGATGCTATAAATGAATTTCCTCTGACAATTTTTGGTGCTCCAAGAGCTTCTCTGATATTATTTACCCAATGAATTGATAAACCTGATGTTGATAAGCCTATAGCTTCAGCATTTTTTTCATCTACAGTAAAGAAAATAGTATTACCTGCTCTACCAATGCTGCAATTGTTTTCTTTTCCAGGAATAATATCTTTAGGATTGCCGTTTTTTAGAATAAATTGCTGCAATCTATGAACCAGAATTTTGGCTCTGTCTTCAGGAGAAAATCCACCGGCAGGATGATTATACCTAACGACTTCTTTATTATTGATATATATAGCGGCATAATCTGTCTTGGTTTCTTTATTGGTGAAAATTTTGTAGTTAATCTTTACAGCCGTGTCTGTTCTAGGATTCGAAACTTTTATTGTTGTCTGGGATTTAGGTGCTTGAATGACCTTAGGCTTTTCTGTCAGGTTTGCTACCTGAGTTTTTTCTGACGGAGTAACCAGACTTTCTGTACTGATATGTTTTTTGTCATGTACATCAGCAACATCACTTGCCATTGCTAGATTAGAAAAGTTAATTAGTAAGGTAGCTAAGCTAAGTGTAAGGATTATTCTGTTTTTATTCATAAATTTAACCATAATTATTCCAATTTTAGTTATGCATTTGTTTATATGTGGCGTTAATATTGAGTTTTAATATAATTAATTGATATGCGCTAACTAATCTTGTTCATAAAACATAATTAAAGCCGCTAATAAAATCTAGTCAAGTTTTTTAGGCTGAATGAAAAAAACTCCTGAATCTCTCTAATTAATTAGAATTGACAGGAATTTTTTATTTAACAATAAAAATTTTTTCTAATTTATTTTGTTCAGGAAAAATATTGCTACAAATGTAAAAATTAGGAATTTAGATTTTAGATAATTTAATTTCCTAATTTTTCGTTACAATTTGCAATAATCTTATAAAAATATATAAACAATATTAGCCTTGTTCTACGTATGGAAGGGAATTTCGGATTACTGCCAGTAGATTTTCATCCTTAATACTTGCTAATAAGTCATTCAAATTATCAATTTGTGAAGTAAATCCTAACTTTATCAGAGTTAAAATGGCTTCATATACAACTATCTCGGGTTCATTACTGTTTAATATAAGATTCTTTAAATAAGATGCACAATTCTTAAGTTCTAATTCGTTTATGGTAGCTATAGCAGATAATTTTCTCTTTATATTGTCTACTTTTAATTCTTTATTTATGTTTTCTATCTGTTTGTTCCAGAAATCTTCACTTTCACAAATCAATAAATGATAGATTTCCTCTAATTCTTTTAAAACAGTCTTTTCTTCGTCAAATGTATATTGTGAATTGCTGCTAAATAAAGAAATTTTCGATTTGGCTTTTAGTAAAAGCTGTGCATACTTTCCTGATAAATTACCATCAGGATGCTCTTTAGCTAATTTAATGAGCTTTTCAATGCATTCATAAATATTAAAGTCTAGAATAGCATTTAAATCCCAAACTTCAGCAAGTCCGGATAATATATTATCAAATGCTTCAAAGGCTAAGATTTGAATATCTTCTTCTTGTTCGAATAATTCATAAATATTTACTAAGCTTGCAGCTTCTCCAGCTAGATATTCAGCCATCCCTGAGTTAGCCATAGCTTTTAATATTAGGATGATTGCATCTTTATTCCCGTAATTTGATAAAAATTCTGCTGCTTCTGTTTTTTCCCAGTCATCATCCGATTTTAATTTATCTATAAAATAATTATAGGAATCTTGGTCATTTATTTTGCCTAATGCTTGTGCTGCATTATTTTTTAATGGTTGATATTCTTCTTTTGTTGCTTCAAAAAGAGCTTTACTGGCATCATTATTATTTATGTAATAGAAAAATTTTGCTGTGTATGATTTTTCTTCTATTGTTCCTGAAATCAGCAGGTCCAGGATTTTCTTGTTAATTGTATCGTTGGAATAGTTTTTCAGGCATTCAGCAATACAGTTGTCCCAATCGGGAGAGTGGTATTTAAGTAAATCAAATATATTCTCTATATTGTCATTATTTGTTGCTTTAACTAAATTTTGTCCTGCTCTTTCTTTTATATAGCTGAATAAATAATCAGAATTATCAATTAAACATTGCCAGGCTTCAATATCCGGCGTGTTTATAATATGTTCAGCTGCTATTTGTGCTTTTTGTCTATCTTTACCTAATAAATCTGATGCCCATTTATTTGGTAAGTTCATTATTTAACTCCATTTTAATTTCTCCTTATAGTTCATTATAGGATATAGTGCTCAATTTTATTAAAAAAAAGTAATTTATTTTAGAAATTATTTTAAAATCATTCAAAAACATTATTTTACTCAGTTTTCATAAAGGCAAAAATTTTTTTGCCGATATATATCATGGAAATACTAAGAGAGAGATAAGAGAAAAAGGAAAGAAGTATGCTTGTAAGTAATGTTCTTACAAATCCTGTTAATTTGAAAACGTTAAAGTCAAAATTTTATAGAGAATTCTCTAATTTTACTCTTGTTTTAAAAGATGATATTTGGAAAAGAGGTATATTAATTCTTAGGGGTGGAAAATATTTAACTGAAGATATGATAGATAGACTTCTTAATTTTGGAATTAATGAAGTTAATATTCATTTAGATGAAGATGATTGTGAAGAGGAGCATAAGGCTGTTGAGGAATTAAAAAGAAACTTTATTAAGACTCAGAACATTCTTCTTATTGATAAAGATTTTGATGATATGGGTTATATA
Coding sequences:
- a CDS encoding glycine dehydrogenase (aminomethyl-transferring), producing the protein MLKKIGLSSIEELFQNINPKVRINSELNIPEGVSELQAQRKLLDLAQKNTSTSNCISFLGGGSYNRYIPACINTVIERSEFITAYTPYQPEVSQGTLQVMYEYQSMICNLTGMDVANASVYDGATASAEAILMASRLTKKTKALISSTLNPQYKAVINTYCAGESIQVEYLPIKNGKVDLEGLNNKEADTYACILIQNPNYLGCVEDVFAISEVSKRIKSKFIVAVDPVSLALLKSPAEYGADIVVGDIQPLGIGMSFGGPHGGFIACKTEYLRQIPGRIAGMTKDRDGERAFTLTLQAREQHIRRAKATSNICSNQALMALAATTYLSVVGPEGLKEVANISTQRAHYLAEKINEISGFKVLFSDFLYEFVVQIEGLSSDKLIEKMENQNILAGIKLDNKFEELKDCILICTTEMNDVKDINTFIDSLKEISAKYNLKS
- a CDS encoding Holliday junction DNA helicase RuvB, yielding MAIISSNEKKPKEFLRENISAKETEYDKCFENNLRPKTFQDYIGQSQLKETLKISLDATKQRNEPLDHLLLYGPPGLGKTTLAGVIANEMDVSFKITSAPALERPRDLIGILMTLRNGEILFIDEIHRLNKVAEEILYPAMEDFSIDRTTGKGQSAKTLRVPIPRFTLIGATTKAGALSSPLRDRFGIIYRLEFYNNEELSLIVKRTASIVNAEITEDGANTIASRSRGTPRIANRLLKRVRDYAMVKADGIITKEVANDALDMLKIDLYGLDTTDRDLLKLIIEKYDGGPVGIETLAAALGEDIRTIEDVYEPFLLQSGFILRTPRGRKVSPAGYKHLGYKVPNSQQSLF
- a CDS encoding glycine cleavage system protein H, which codes for MNNVPDKVLCTKTHEYILPEGNTAKIGITDYAVEQLGDIVFVELPEENTSFSKGEVFGTIESVKAASELYMPIDGKVIEINEKLAAEPELINDDPFGAGWLIKITDYNSENLSNAMTYDEYKEFLEEEEEEE
- a CDS encoding glycine dehydrogenase (aminomethyl-transferring), which encodes MTEISFEKSIEGRRGVKFPEIGIESKNLDNYLPKDILRENKVNLPELTELDVMRHFINLSQKNFSVDTVFYPLGSCTMKYNPKINEFTANLDGLVNIHPEQSEDKVQGALQLMYELQEYLKEITGMNSVTLQPAAGAHGEFVGMLIVKAYFEKLGEKRTKVIIPDSAHGTNPATAKMCGFDVIEIKSNSKGMVDIEELKKALNNDVAALMMTNPNTLGLFEENILEISQAVHEAGALLYYDGANLNAIMGITNPALMGFDIVHINLHKTFSTPHGGGGPGSGPVGVVDKLASYLPIPIVGFDGQKYHLNYNLENTIGKVKAFYGNFGVLVRAYTYILMMGKKGLRKVSEDAVLNANYLKEHLKDYYKLPYDQICMHEFVLSGENQKAKGVNTIGIAKRLMDFDIHPPTVYFPLIVPESIMIEPTETESRETLDNFIDVMKRINTEIENDPTLVLESPLVTSASKVDETLAARQPNLRWI